The Collimonas sp. PA-H2 genome contains a region encoding:
- a CDS encoding DUF748 domain-containing protein — MANLPRPSWLPRAIRWTGITVAVLLVLALISWLAVPPVAKHLVEQQVEAQIGRKASVGKIAFNPFTLTLTATDFTLYEPDKTTPAFSAGTLLVNASSASLFRLAPVLNEAQLINPKLHIVRTSADGIGRYNFSDVIDRILAMPKSDKPALFSVSNIQLQNGSIKFDDKVTDKLVDIEALNIGLPYISNFASKVDTFVQPHVSAKINGTPFDLKGRTKPFSGSQETSLAIDIEQLDVASYVAFSPVALPLAIQSAKLSTKLDLTFVRNKDKPEVLLSGGLQLADLALADKNAAPLLKAQAISAQIGKLNVLSGAAALDLIDIQKPEVWVNLNANGSLNWAALSTPAAKQEIVKDAPKKTAAAQPPMSLAKLSIHDGIVNWKDAANASPALDLQVKNVALEASRLSMAADAKPATVTLSTGTDTDQHIQFIGQITPAKAIVAGKASIKALSLAAYQPYVNRSLAAVLSGQLSLDTLLAIEGGRIQLHQLGIAVDDLKVAAKSSAGGSIAAKKISLENASLDTQAHTFNAAALRLAGIEGDVRRDAQGKLNLQQFIAPAGAANKSNKSAPSAPAKPSGPDWVANLNQFAVTDSSVTYLDNAVKPAVKLRADGLNLSAENVSSKLDKPIKVALRTQLNKSGKLAVDGSLAAQMKSVALDIDAQNLPVPALQPYFTDYLNVTLSSGLASSKGKLSLVLPSGRQEMVTGYNGNLRLANFRVLDKENSADFLKWKMLEVSGINANIGGPRQNVTLAKIALSDFYARIILSESAKLNLQDIVVSKNAPADAPKPSLTSAEAGEGMGQGTQKVTKPTAEGTTTVAPITVAPPKENAPVIKIGQVVIKGGNINYTDNFVKPNYTANMTGMNGTVGAIASDKPAPAPIDLNGKIDNDAPVAISGSLNPLFKPMFLDIKASANGVELPRLTPYAAKYAGYAIEKGKLSMDVTYHIENDKLVAENNVRIDQLTFGDKIDSPTATKLPVLLAVALLKDRNGQININLPISGTLSDPQFSIGGIIVRIFINLIVKAVTSPFALISSAFGGSGGDELGYAEFAPGSATLSAATQGKLDTIAKALIDRPALKLDLIGRVDPKTDTDGVRQQVLNRQLKQLKQKDSVDQSEDTQSDDVTLTDADKDKYMGKVYSAGKFDKPRNAIGFAKSLPTAEMEKLIVANTPITQDALSALATRRAEAVRKYLETKGKIPLERIFLIAPKLTADGIKDKGAPNRVDFALK, encoded by the coding sequence ATGGCAAACCTCCCTCGCCCTTCCTGGCTTCCACGCGCCATCCGCTGGACCGGCATTACCGTCGCCGTCCTGCTAGTACTGGCGCTGATCAGCTGGCTGGCGGTGCCGCCGGTCGCTAAGCACCTGGTTGAACAGCAGGTCGAAGCCCAGATCGGACGCAAGGCCAGCGTCGGCAAGATCGCTTTCAATCCGTTCACGCTCACGCTCACAGCCACCGATTTCACACTGTACGAACCCGACAAGACCACACCTGCCTTTTCCGCCGGCACGCTGCTGGTGAACGCCTCCTCGGCTTCGCTGTTCCGCCTGGCGCCGGTGCTGAATGAAGCCCAGCTGATCAATCCCAAGCTGCATATCGTGCGCACCAGCGCCGACGGCATCGGCCGCTACAATTTTTCGGATGTGATCGACCGCATCCTGGCGATGCCCAAGAGCGACAAGCCGGCCTTGTTTTCAGTCTCGAATATCCAGCTGCAAAACGGCTCGATCAAGTTCGACGACAAAGTGACCGACAAGCTGGTCGATATCGAGGCGCTGAATATCGGCCTGCCCTACATTTCCAATTTCGCCAGCAAAGTGGACACCTTCGTCCAGCCGCACGTATCGGCCAAGATCAACGGCACGCCGTTCGACCTCAAGGGCCGCACCAAACCGTTTTCCGGCAGCCAGGAAACCTCGCTGGCGATCGATATCGAGCAACTGGATGTCGCCAGCTATGTCGCCTTTTCCCCGGTCGCGCTGCCGCTGGCGATCCAGAGCGCCAAACTATCCACCAAGCTCGACCTGACCTTCGTCCGCAACAAGGACAAACCCGAAGTGCTGCTCTCCGGCGGCTTGCAGCTGGCAGATCTGGCGCTGGCCGATAAGAACGCGGCGCCGCTGCTGAAAGCGCAAGCCATCAGCGCGCAGATCGGCAAACTGAATGTCCTCAGCGGCGCCGCCGCACTCGACCTCATCGACATCCAGAAGCCGGAAGTCTGGGTCAACCTGAACGCCAACGGCAGCCTCAACTGGGCGGCCCTGAGCACGCCTGCCGCCAAGCAGGAAATCGTCAAGGATGCGCCAAAGAAGACCGCCGCTGCGCAGCCGCCGATGAGCCTGGCCAAACTCAGCATCCACGACGGCATAGTGAACTGGAAGGACGCCGCCAATGCTTCGCCGGCGCTGGACCTGCAAGTCAAGAACGTCGCCCTGGAGGCGTCCCGGCTGTCGATGGCGGCCGACGCCAAGCCAGCCACAGTGACGCTCTCCACCGGCACCGATACCGACCAGCACATCCAGTTCATCGGCCAGATCACGCCGGCCAAGGCGATAGTCGCCGGCAAGGCCAGCATCAAGGCCTTGTCGCTGGCGGCCTACCAGCCCTATGTCAACCGCTCGCTGGCGGCGGTCTTGTCCGGCCAGCTGTCGCTGGACACCCTGCTTGCCATCGAAGGCGGCCGCATCCAGCTGCATCAGCTGGGCATAGCTGTGGACGACCTCAAGGTTGCGGCTAAAAGCAGCGCCGGCGGCAGCATCGCGGCCAAGAAAATCAGCCTGGAAAACGCTAGCCTGGATACCCAGGCGCATACATTCAACGCCGCCGCCTTACGCCTGGCCGGCATCGAGGGCGACGTCCGCCGCGACGCCCAAGGCAAACTCAACCTGCAGCAATTCATCGCGCCCGCCGGCGCTGCCAACAAGAGCAACAAGAGCGCGCCGAGTGCGCCAGCCAAACCCAGCGGACCGGACTGGGTCGCCAACCTGAACCAGTTTGCCGTCACCGACAGCAGCGTCACCTATCTCGACAATGCAGTGAAGCCGGCGGTCAAGCTGCGTGCCGACGGCCTCAACCTGAGCGCGGAGAATGTCTCCAGCAAGCTCGACAAGCCGATCAAGGTCGCCCTGCGCACCCAGCTCAACAAGAGCGGCAAACTGGCCGTCGACGGCAGCCTCGCCGCCCAGATGAAATCGGTTGCGCTCGACATCGATGCACAAAACCTGCCGGTGCCGGCGCTGCAGCCTTACTTCACCGACTACCTGAACGTAACGCTGAGCTCGGGCCTGGCGAGCAGCAAAGGCAAGCTGTCGCTGGTGCTGCCTAGCGGCCGCCAGGAAATGGTGACCGGCTATAACGGCAACCTGCGCCTGGCCAATTTCCGCGTGCTGGACAAGGAAAATTCGGCGGATTTCCTGAAGTGGAAAATGCTGGAAGTCAGCGGCATCAATGCGAATATCGGCGGCCCGCGCCAGAACGTCACGCTGGCGAAAATCGCCCTGAGCGATTTCTATGCGCGCATCATCCTGTCCGAATCTGCCAAGCTGAATCTGCAAGACATCGTGGTCTCGAAAAACGCTCCGGCCGACGCGCCGAAGCCGTCCCTGACTTCGGCCGAGGCGGGCGAAGGCATGGGCCAGGGGACGCAAAAGGTCACCAAGCCGACCGCCGAAGGCACCACCACCGTCGCCCCCATCACCGTCGCGCCGCCTAAAGAGAATGCGCCGGTGATCAAGATCGGCCAGGTAGTCATCAAGGGCGGCAACATCAACTACACCGACAACTTCGTCAAGCCGAACTACACCGCCAACATGACCGGCATGAACGGCACCGTCGGCGCGATTGCATCCGACAAGCCGGCGCCGGCGCCGATTGACCTCAACGGCAAGATCGACAACGATGCCCCAGTCGCCATTTCCGGCTCGCTCAATCCCCTGTTCAAGCCGATGTTCCTCGACATCAAGGCCAGCGCCAACGGCGTCGAACTGCCGCGCCTGACGCCGTATGCAGCGAAGTACGCCGGCTACGCCATCGAAAAAGGCAAGCTGTCGATGGACGTTACCTACCACATCGAAAACGACAAGCTGGTGGCGGAGAACAATGTACGCATCGACCAGCTCACCTTCGGCGACAAGATCGACAGCCCGACCGCCACCAAGCTGCCGGTGCTGCTGGCAGTGGCCTTGCTGAAAGACCGCAACGGCCAGATCAACATCAACCTGCCGATTTCCGGCACCCTGTCGGACCCGCAGTTTTCGATAGGCGGCATCATCGTCCGCATCTTCATCAACCTGATCGTCAAGGCAGTGACTTCACCGTTTGCGCTGATCAGCTCCGCCTTCGGCGGCAGCGGCGGCGATGAACTCGGCTACGCAGAATTTGCGCCTGGCTCGGCCACCCTCAGCGCCGCCACCCAGGGCAAGCTGGACACCATCGCCAAGGCGCTGATTGACCGTCCGGCCCTGAAACTTGACCTGATCGGCCGCGTCGATCCGAAAACCGACACCGACGGCGTGCGCCAGCAAGTCCTCAACCGCCAGCTGAAACAGCTGAAACAGAAGGACTCGGTCGACCAGAGTGAAGATACGCAATCGGACGACGTCACCTTGACCGACGCCGACAAGGACAAGTACATGGGCAAGGTGTATAGCGCCGGCAAGTTCGACAAGCCGCGCAACGCCATCGGCTTCGCCAAATCGCTGCCGACCGCGGAAATGGAAAAATTGATCGTCGCCAACACGCCGATCACCCAGGATGCGCTCAGCGCCCTGGCCACCCGCCGCGCCGAAGCGGTGCGCAAATACCTGGAAACCAAGGGCAAGATCCCGCTGGAACGGATTTTCCTGATCGCGCCGAAGCTGACCGCCGACGGCATCAAGGACAAGGGTGCGCCGAACCGTGTAGATTTCGCCCTGAAATAG
- a CDS encoding ISL3 family transposase, producing the protein MTDNNLDLPFWEGFRVWNFDRRDDGTWISLVPTDGAPMICSGCEQSCSQVHETYWRTIRDMPMLGDSVWLQVNLRRLRCDSCGTRTERVKWLDRHARITQRLAQFVGLWCEKLPAAHVCKLSGLHWETVRKIDRQRLEGKLAELPDAQPTRLVMDEFALFKGHRYATVVLDADTRRVLWVGEGRSREAIRVFCEWLGPARCADIKAVAMDMNTAFDLEVQLHCPQARVVYDLFHVIAKYGREVIDRVRVDEANRLKGDLPMRRVVKRARWLLLRNRSNVPSEQQPKLDELLAANKALMTVYIMKASLKELWQATSAWHWRNAWRAWLKMAHDSSIEPLQKFAKKLKIYWRGIIARVRWPMHTGQLEGINNRIKVMKRMAYGYRDSAFFFLKIKAAYPGNP; encoded by the coding sequence ATGACGGATAATAATCTTGACCTCCCATTCTGGGAAGGCTTTCGCGTCTGGAATTTTGACCGACGCGACGACGGCACTTGGATCAGCCTTGTGCCCACTGACGGCGCGCCAATGATTTGCTCCGGCTGTGAGCAATCTTGTTCCCAAGTTCACGAGACCTACTGGCGCACCATACGTGACATGCCGATGCTCGGCGATTCTGTGTGGCTGCAGGTGAATCTTCGGCGGCTGCGCTGCGATTCCTGTGGCACACGCACCGAGCGTGTGAAGTGGCTGGATCGGCACGCACGCATTACTCAGCGTCTGGCCCAATTCGTTGGTCTATGGTGCGAGAAGCTACCTGCGGCTCACGTCTGCAAGCTGTCCGGGCTGCACTGGGAAACGGTGCGCAAGATCGACCGACAACGCCTGGAGGGTAAATTGGCTGAGCTGCCTGACGCCCAGCCAACCAGGCTAGTGATGGATGAATTCGCGCTGTTCAAAGGACATCGCTATGCCACGGTTGTCCTCGATGCCGACACGCGCCGCGTTCTCTGGGTTGGCGAGGGTCGTAGCAGAGAGGCAATTCGCGTGTTCTGTGAATGGCTAGGGCCGGCGCGTTGCGCCGATATAAAGGCAGTGGCCATGGACATGAATACGGCTTTCGACCTCGAAGTCCAGCTGCATTGCCCGCAAGCCAGAGTGGTCTACGACCTGTTTCATGTGATTGCCAAATACGGTCGGGAGGTGATCGACAGGGTGCGCGTGGACGAGGCCAATCGCCTTAAAGGCGATCTCCCTATGAGGCGTGTCGTCAAGCGCGCCCGATGGCTGTTGTTGCGCAATCGCAGCAACGTGCCGTCCGAGCAGCAGCCGAAATTGGACGAACTGCTAGCTGCAAACAAAGCATTGATGACGGTCTACATTATGAAGGCCAGTCTGAAGGAACTATGGCAGGCCACTAGCGCTTGGCATTGGCGCAACGCCTGGCGCGCCTGGCTAAAGATGGCCCATGACAGTAGCATCGAGCCACTACAGAAATTTGCCAAAAAGCTCAAAATCTACTGGCGTGGAATCATAGCCAGGGTACGCTGGCCGATGCACACAGGGCAGCTCGAAGGAATTAACAATCGCATCAAAGTGATGAAGCGCATGGCATACGGATACCGGGATAGCGCCTTCTTCTTCCTGAAGATTAAAGCCGCCTATCCCGGTAATCCGTGA